From one Paramormyrops kingsleyae isolate MSU_618 chromosome 1, PKINGS_0.4, whole genome shotgun sequence genomic stretch:
- the LOC111858545 gene encoding integrin beta-1 isoform X2, whose protein sequence is MHRAGLARMDPKILCVLLAVACFCNAQQDGNECIKANAKSCGECIQVGEKCGWCTDPDFLKQGEPTSTRCDELESLKKKGCKATLIENPRGSQTVDKNVPVTDRSKDSIKKLSPEDITQIQPQKLTLNLRSGEPQSFNLKFKRAEDYPIDLYYLMDLSFSMKDDLENVKNLGTSLTVEMSKITTDFRIGFGSFVEKTVMPYISTTPAKMLNPCTGDQNCTSPFSYKNVLSLTSNGQRFNDLVSKQQISGNLDSPEGGFDAIMQVAVCGDRIGWRNVTRLLVFSTDAGFHFAGDGKLGGIVLPNDGRCHLENDMYTMSHYYDYPSIAHLVQKLSDNNIQTIFAVTEEFQPVYKELKNLIPKSAVGTLSANSSNVINLIIDAYNSLSSEVILENNKLPDGVTITYQSHCKNGVIGEGENGRKCSNISIGDEVSFNISITAHKCPKQGKAETIKIKPLGFTEEVEIVLRFICECECHKTGVPKSPLCHNGNGTFECGACRCNEGRIGRQCECSTEEVNSDDLDANCRRDNGTDICSNNGDCICGTCECKKRENPEERYTGKFCECDNFNCDRSNNKLCGGNGRCECRVCICDANYTGSACDCSLDTTTCLASNKQICNGRGLCECGTCKCTDPKFQGPTCEICPTCPGVCTEHKDCVQCRAFGTGEKKSTCERDCSYFTLEKVKDREKLPQPVQAFPLMHCKERDADDCWFYYTYSVSNTSEKIVHVVEERECPTGPEIVPIVAGVVAGIVLIGLALLLIWKLLMIIHDRREFAKFEKEKMNARWDTGENPIYKSAVTTVVNPKYEGK, encoded by the exons ATGGAAACGAATGCATCAAGGCCAACGCAAAATCCTGCGGGGAGTGCATCCAGGTTGGGGAGAAGTGTGGCTGGTGTACAGATCCC GACTTCCTGAAGCAGGGTGAACCCACCTCTACCCGCTGTGACGAGCTAGAGTCCCTGAAAAAGAAGGGCTGCAAGGCAACCCTGATTGAGAACCCCAGGGGCAGCCAGACCGTTGACAAGAATGTTCCGGTCACTGACCGCAGCAAAGATAGCATTAAGAAACTCAGTCCTGAGGATATCACGCAGATCCAGCCACAGAAGCTAACCCTGAACCTTCGATCTG GTGAACCCCAGTCTTTTAACCTGAAGTTCAAGAGGGCGGAAGACTATCCCATTGACCTCTACTACCTTATGGACCTCTCCTTCTCAATGAAGGATGATTTGGAGAATGTTAAAAACCTGGGAACAAGCCTAACGGTAGAGATGTCCAAGATCACTACAGATTTCAGAATTG GCTTTGGCTCCTTTGTGGAAAAGACTGTGATGCCATACATCAGCACCACGCCAGCCAAGATGCTGAACCCATGCACCGGCGACCAGAACTGCACCAGCCCCTTCAGCTACAAGAACGTGCTGAGCCTCACCAGTAATGGGCAGCGGTTCAACGACTTGGTGAGCAAGCAGCAGATCTCTGGAAACCTGGATTCCCCTGAGGGCGGCTTCGACGCCATCATGCAGGTGGCAGTCTGTGGG GACCGAATTGGCTGGAGGAATGTGACCCGTCTGCTGGTGTTCTCGACGGATGCCGGTTTCCACTTTGCAGGGGACGGGAAGCTGGGCGGGATCGTTTTGCCCAATGATGGGAGGTGTCACTTGGAGAACGATATGTACACCATGAGCCATTACTAT GATTACCCCTCAATCGCCCATCTGGTCCAGAAGTTGAGTGACAACAACATCCAGACCATCTTTGCCGTGACAGAGGAGTTCCAGCCCGTGTACAAG gagCTGAAGAACCTGATTCCGAAGTCTGCCGTGGGGACACTGTCCGCCAACTCAAGCAACGTGATCAACCTGATCATCGACGCGTACAAT TCTCTGTCATCAGAGGTTATTCTGGAGAACAACAAGCTCCCTGATGGCGTGACCATCACCTACCAGTCCCACTGTAAGAACGGCGTGATCGGGGAGGGTGAGAACGGCCGCAAGTGCTCCAACATCTCCATCGGAGATGAG GTGTCCTTCAACATCAGCATCACGGCACACAAATGTCCCAAGCAAGGCAAGGCGGAAACCATCAAGATCAAGCCGCTGGGCTTCACCGAGGAGGTGGAGATTGTCCTCAGGTTTATCTGCGAGTGCGAATGCCACAAAACCGGAGTGCCCAAGAGTCCCCTGTGTCACAACGGCAACGGGACCTTCGAGTGCGGGGCCTGCAG gtgTAACGAGGGCCGCATCGGCCGGCAATGTGAGTGCAGCACAGAGGAGGTGAACAGCGATGACCTCGATGCCAACTGTCGCCGTGACAACGGCACGGACATCTGCAGCAACAACGGTGACTGCATCTGCGGCACATGCGAGTGCAAGAAGCGGGAGAACCCGGAGGAGCGCTACACTGGGAAGTTCTGCGAGTGCGACAACTTCAACTGCGACCGCTCCAACAACAAGCTGTGCGGAG GAAATGGCCGCTGCGAATGCagggtgtgcatctgtgacgCCAACTACACGGGCAGTGCCTGCGACTGCTCACTGGATACCACAACCTGCCTGGCCTCCAACAAGCAGATCTGCAACGGTCGCGGCCTCTGCGAGTGCGGCACCTGCAAGTGCACCGACCCCAAGTTCCAGGGCCCCACCTGTGAGATTTGCCCCACCTGCCCCGGCGTCTGCACCGAGCACAA ggactgCGTGCAGTGCCGGGCCTTCGGAACGGGCGAGAAGAAGAGCACCTGCGAGAGGGACTGTAGCTACTTCACACTGGAGAAGGTGAAGGACCGTGAGAAGCTGCCCCAGCCCGTGCAGGCCTTCCCCCTCATGCACTGCAAGGAGCGCGACGCAGACGACTGCTGGTTCTACTACACCTACTCCGTCAGCAACACCTCCGAGAAGATAGTGCACGTGGTGGAGGAGCGAG agtGCCCCACCGGTCCGGAGATTGTGCCCATCGTAGCTGGGGTGGTTGCAGGGATCGTGCTTATTGGCCTGGCCCTGCTGCTCATCTGGAAGCTTCTGATGATCATTCATGACCGGCGTGAGTTTGCCAAGTTCGAGAAGGAGAAGATGAACGCAAGATGGGACACG GGAGAAAACCCCATCTACAAGAGTGCAGTGACGACAGTGGTCAATCCAAAATACGAGGGCAAATGA
- the LOC111858545 gene encoding integrin beta-1 isoform X3 encodes MDPKILCVLLAVACFCNAQQDGNECIKANAKSCGECIQVGEKCGWCTDPDFLKQGEPTSTRCDELESLKKKGCKATLIENPRGSQTVDKNVPVTDRSKDSIKKLSPEDITQIQPQKLTLNLRSGEPQSFNLKFKRAEDYPIDLYYLMDLSFSMKDDLENVKNLGTSLTVEMSKITTDFRIGFGSFVEKTVMPYISTTPAKMLNPCTGDQNCTSPFSYKNVLSLTSNGQRFNDLVSKQQISGNLDSPEGGFDAIMQVAVCGDRIGWRNVTRLLVFSTDAGFHFAGDGKLGGIVLPNDGRCHLENDMYTMSHYYDYPSIAHLVQKLSDNNIQTIFAVTEEFQPVYKELKNLIPKSAVGTLSANSSNVINLIIDAYNSLSSEVILENNKLPDGVTITYQSHCKNGVIGEGENGRKCSNISIGDEVSFNISITAHKCPKQGKAETIKIKPLGFTEEVEIVLRFICECECHKTGVPKSPLCHNGNGTFECGACRCNEGRIGRQCECSTEEVNSDDLDANCRRDNGTDICSNNGDCICGTCECKKRENPEERYTGKFCECDNFNCDRSNNKLCGGNGRCECRVCICDANYTGSACDCSLDTTTCLASNKQICNGRGLCECGTCKCTDPKFQGPTCEICPTCPGVCTEHKDCVQCRAFGTGEKKSTCERDCSYFTLEKVKDREKLPQPVQAFPLMHCKERDADDCWFYYTYSVSNTSEKIVHVVEERECPTGPEIVPIVAGVVAGIVLIGLALLLIWKLLMIIHDRREFAKFEKEKMNARWDTQDNPIYRSPINKFQNPSYGRKAAVL; translated from the exons ATGGAAACGAATGCATCAAGGCCAACGCAAAATCCTGCGGGGAGTGCATCCAGGTTGGGGAGAAGTGTGGCTGGTGTACAGATCCC GACTTCCTGAAGCAGGGTGAACCCACCTCTACCCGCTGTGACGAGCTAGAGTCCCTGAAAAAGAAGGGCTGCAAGGCAACCCTGATTGAGAACCCCAGGGGCAGCCAGACCGTTGACAAGAATGTTCCGGTCACTGACCGCAGCAAAGATAGCATTAAGAAACTCAGTCCTGAGGATATCACGCAGATCCAGCCACAGAAGCTAACCCTGAACCTTCGATCTG GTGAACCCCAGTCTTTTAACCTGAAGTTCAAGAGGGCGGAAGACTATCCCATTGACCTCTACTACCTTATGGACCTCTCCTTCTCAATGAAGGATGATTTGGAGAATGTTAAAAACCTGGGAACAAGCCTAACGGTAGAGATGTCCAAGATCACTACAGATTTCAGAATTG GCTTTGGCTCCTTTGTGGAAAAGACTGTGATGCCATACATCAGCACCACGCCAGCCAAGATGCTGAACCCATGCACCGGCGACCAGAACTGCACCAGCCCCTTCAGCTACAAGAACGTGCTGAGCCTCACCAGTAATGGGCAGCGGTTCAACGACTTGGTGAGCAAGCAGCAGATCTCTGGAAACCTGGATTCCCCTGAGGGCGGCTTCGACGCCATCATGCAGGTGGCAGTCTGTGGG GACCGAATTGGCTGGAGGAATGTGACCCGTCTGCTGGTGTTCTCGACGGATGCCGGTTTCCACTTTGCAGGGGACGGGAAGCTGGGCGGGATCGTTTTGCCCAATGATGGGAGGTGTCACTTGGAGAACGATATGTACACCATGAGCCATTACTAT GATTACCCCTCAATCGCCCATCTGGTCCAGAAGTTGAGTGACAACAACATCCAGACCATCTTTGCCGTGACAGAGGAGTTCCAGCCCGTGTACAAG gagCTGAAGAACCTGATTCCGAAGTCTGCCGTGGGGACACTGTCCGCCAACTCAAGCAACGTGATCAACCTGATCATCGACGCGTACAAT TCTCTGTCATCAGAGGTTATTCTGGAGAACAACAAGCTCCCTGATGGCGTGACCATCACCTACCAGTCCCACTGTAAGAACGGCGTGATCGGGGAGGGTGAGAACGGCCGCAAGTGCTCCAACATCTCCATCGGAGATGAG GTGTCCTTCAACATCAGCATCACGGCACACAAATGTCCCAAGCAAGGCAAGGCGGAAACCATCAAGATCAAGCCGCTGGGCTTCACCGAGGAGGTGGAGATTGTCCTCAGGTTTATCTGCGAGTGCGAATGCCACAAAACCGGAGTGCCCAAGAGTCCCCTGTGTCACAACGGCAACGGGACCTTCGAGTGCGGGGCCTGCAG gtgTAACGAGGGCCGCATCGGCCGGCAATGTGAGTGCAGCACAGAGGAGGTGAACAGCGATGACCTCGATGCCAACTGTCGCCGTGACAACGGCACGGACATCTGCAGCAACAACGGTGACTGCATCTGCGGCACATGCGAGTGCAAGAAGCGGGAGAACCCGGAGGAGCGCTACACTGGGAAGTTCTGCGAGTGCGACAACTTCAACTGCGACCGCTCCAACAACAAGCTGTGCGGAG GAAATGGCCGCTGCGAATGCagggtgtgcatctgtgacgCCAACTACACGGGCAGTGCCTGCGACTGCTCACTGGATACCACAACCTGCCTGGCCTCCAACAAGCAGATCTGCAACGGTCGCGGCCTCTGCGAGTGCGGCACCTGCAAGTGCACCGACCCCAAGTTCCAGGGCCCCACCTGTGAGATTTGCCCCACCTGCCCCGGCGTCTGCACCGAGCACAA ggactgCGTGCAGTGCCGGGCCTTCGGAACGGGCGAGAAGAAGAGCACCTGCGAGAGGGACTGTAGCTACTTCACACTGGAGAAGGTGAAGGACCGTGAGAAGCTGCCCCAGCCCGTGCAGGCCTTCCCCCTCATGCACTGCAAGGAGCGCGACGCAGACGACTGCTGGTTCTACTACACCTACTCCGTCAGCAACACCTCCGAGAAGATAGTGCACGTGGTGGAGGAGCGAG agtGCCCCACCGGTCCGGAGATTGTGCCCATCGTAGCTGGGGTGGTTGCAGGGATCGTGCTTATTGGCCTGGCCCTGCTGCTCATCTGGAAGCTTCTGATGATCATTCATGACCGGCGTGAGTTTGCCAAGTTCGAGAAGGAGAAGATGAACGCAAGATGGGACACG CAAGACAATCCCATATACAGAAGCCCCATTAATAAGTTCCAGAATCCCAGCTATGGACGTAAAGCTGCAGTACTATAA
- the LOC111858545 gene encoding integrin beta-1 isoform X1 — translation MHRAGLARMDPKILCVLLAVACFCNAQQDGNECIKANAKSCGECIQVGEKCGWCTDPDFLKQGEPTSTRCDELESLKKKGCKATLIENPRGSQTVDKNVPVTDRSKDSIKKLSPEDITQIQPQKLTLNLRSGEPQSFNLKFKRAEDYPIDLYYLMDLSFSMKDDLENVKNLGTSLTVEMSKITTDFRIGFGSFVEKTVMPYISTTPAKMLNPCTGDQNCTSPFSYKNVLSLTSNGQRFNDLVSKQQISGNLDSPEGGFDAIMQVAVCGDRIGWRNVTRLLVFSTDAGFHFAGDGKLGGIVLPNDGRCHLENDMYTMSHYYDYPSIAHLVQKLSDNNIQTIFAVTEEFQPVYKELKNLIPKSAVGTLSANSSNVINLIIDAYNSLSSEVILENNKLPDGVTITYQSHCKNGVIGEGENGRKCSNISIGDEVSFNISITAHKCPKQGKAETIKIKPLGFTEEVEIVLRFICECECHKTGVPKSPLCHNGNGTFECGACRCNEGRIGRQCECSTEEVNSDDLDANCRRDNGTDICSNNGDCICGTCECKKRENPEERYTGKFCECDNFNCDRSNNKLCGGNGRCECRVCICDANYTGSACDCSLDTTTCLASNKQICNGRGLCECGTCKCTDPKFQGPTCEICPTCPGVCTEHKDCVQCRAFGTGEKKSTCERDCSYFTLEKVKDREKLPQPVQAFPLMHCKERDADDCWFYYTYSVSNTSEKIVHVVEERECPTGPEIVPIVAGVVAGIVLIGLALLLIWKLLMIIHDRREFAKFEKEKMNARWDTQDNPIYRSPINKFQNPSYGRKAAVL, via the exons ATGGAAACGAATGCATCAAGGCCAACGCAAAATCCTGCGGGGAGTGCATCCAGGTTGGGGAGAAGTGTGGCTGGTGTACAGATCCC GACTTCCTGAAGCAGGGTGAACCCACCTCTACCCGCTGTGACGAGCTAGAGTCCCTGAAAAAGAAGGGCTGCAAGGCAACCCTGATTGAGAACCCCAGGGGCAGCCAGACCGTTGACAAGAATGTTCCGGTCACTGACCGCAGCAAAGATAGCATTAAGAAACTCAGTCCTGAGGATATCACGCAGATCCAGCCACAGAAGCTAACCCTGAACCTTCGATCTG GTGAACCCCAGTCTTTTAACCTGAAGTTCAAGAGGGCGGAAGACTATCCCATTGACCTCTACTACCTTATGGACCTCTCCTTCTCAATGAAGGATGATTTGGAGAATGTTAAAAACCTGGGAACAAGCCTAACGGTAGAGATGTCCAAGATCACTACAGATTTCAGAATTG GCTTTGGCTCCTTTGTGGAAAAGACTGTGATGCCATACATCAGCACCACGCCAGCCAAGATGCTGAACCCATGCACCGGCGACCAGAACTGCACCAGCCCCTTCAGCTACAAGAACGTGCTGAGCCTCACCAGTAATGGGCAGCGGTTCAACGACTTGGTGAGCAAGCAGCAGATCTCTGGAAACCTGGATTCCCCTGAGGGCGGCTTCGACGCCATCATGCAGGTGGCAGTCTGTGGG GACCGAATTGGCTGGAGGAATGTGACCCGTCTGCTGGTGTTCTCGACGGATGCCGGTTTCCACTTTGCAGGGGACGGGAAGCTGGGCGGGATCGTTTTGCCCAATGATGGGAGGTGTCACTTGGAGAACGATATGTACACCATGAGCCATTACTAT GATTACCCCTCAATCGCCCATCTGGTCCAGAAGTTGAGTGACAACAACATCCAGACCATCTTTGCCGTGACAGAGGAGTTCCAGCCCGTGTACAAG gagCTGAAGAACCTGATTCCGAAGTCTGCCGTGGGGACACTGTCCGCCAACTCAAGCAACGTGATCAACCTGATCATCGACGCGTACAAT TCTCTGTCATCAGAGGTTATTCTGGAGAACAACAAGCTCCCTGATGGCGTGACCATCACCTACCAGTCCCACTGTAAGAACGGCGTGATCGGGGAGGGTGAGAACGGCCGCAAGTGCTCCAACATCTCCATCGGAGATGAG GTGTCCTTCAACATCAGCATCACGGCACACAAATGTCCCAAGCAAGGCAAGGCGGAAACCATCAAGATCAAGCCGCTGGGCTTCACCGAGGAGGTGGAGATTGTCCTCAGGTTTATCTGCGAGTGCGAATGCCACAAAACCGGAGTGCCCAAGAGTCCCCTGTGTCACAACGGCAACGGGACCTTCGAGTGCGGGGCCTGCAG gtgTAACGAGGGCCGCATCGGCCGGCAATGTGAGTGCAGCACAGAGGAGGTGAACAGCGATGACCTCGATGCCAACTGTCGCCGTGACAACGGCACGGACATCTGCAGCAACAACGGTGACTGCATCTGCGGCACATGCGAGTGCAAGAAGCGGGAGAACCCGGAGGAGCGCTACACTGGGAAGTTCTGCGAGTGCGACAACTTCAACTGCGACCGCTCCAACAACAAGCTGTGCGGAG GAAATGGCCGCTGCGAATGCagggtgtgcatctgtgacgCCAACTACACGGGCAGTGCCTGCGACTGCTCACTGGATACCACAACCTGCCTGGCCTCCAACAAGCAGATCTGCAACGGTCGCGGCCTCTGCGAGTGCGGCACCTGCAAGTGCACCGACCCCAAGTTCCAGGGCCCCACCTGTGAGATTTGCCCCACCTGCCCCGGCGTCTGCACCGAGCACAA ggactgCGTGCAGTGCCGGGCCTTCGGAACGGGCGAGAAGAAGAGCACCTGCGAGAGGGACTGTAGCTACTTCACACTGGAGAAGGTGAAGGACCGTGAGAAGCTGCCCCAGCCCGTGCAGGCCTTCCCCCTCATGCACTGCAAGGAGCGCGACGCAGACGACTGCTGGTTCTACTACACCTACTCCGTCAGCAACACCTCCGAGAAGATAGTGCACGTGGTGGAGGAGCGAG agtGCCCCACCGGTCCGGAGATTGTGCCCATCGTAGCTGGGGTGGTTGCAGGGATCGTGCTTATTGGCCTGGCCCTGCTGCTCATCTGGAAGCTTCTGATGATCATTCATGACCGGCGTGAGTTTGCCAAGTTCGAGAAGGAGAAGATGAACGCAAGATGGGACACG CAAGACAATCCCATATACAGAAGCCCCATTAATAAGTTCCAGAATCCCAGCTATGGACGTAAAGCTGCAGTACTATAA